One genomic region from Streptomyces sp. Li-HN-5-11 encodes:
- a CDS encoding long-chain fatty acid--CoA ligase — MRNEGLGSWPARRARKTPHRTALIHGGTSLTYAQLYDRTTRLAHALRARGVRRGDRIAYLGPNHPSYLETLFAAGTLGAVFVPLNTRLAGPEIAYQLADSGAKALVYGPSHAGLVAGLPGSADVRTYVEVGTEYEVAVAAAADEPIDEPVVPDDTCVIMYTSGTTGRPKGAMLTHGNLTWNAINVLVDTDLIADERALVSAPLFHTAGLNMLTLPVLLKGGTCVLVEAFDPDATFDLIEEHRITFMFGVPTMFEQVARHPRWAEADLSSLRILTCGGSPVSTPLIAAYQQRGLTFLQGYGMTEASPGTLFLDAEHAVSKAGSAGVPHFFSDVRVVRPDLTPADVGETGEVVVRGPHVMPGYWGLPEETAGSFADGWFRSGDAARIDEDGYVHIVDRIKDMIISGGENIYPAEIEDQLLAHPDIVECAVIGVPDEKWGEVPRAVVVPREGGSLDPDQVLASLAGRLAKYKIPKSVVVADELPRTASGKLLKSRVRSRYGTTNQEL; from the coding sequence ATGCGCAACGAGGGACTGGGGTCGTGGCCCGCACGCCGGGCCCGCAAGACCCCGCACCGCACCGCCCTGATCCACGGCGGCACCTCGCTCACGTACGCGCAGCTGTACGACCGCACCACCCGCCTCGCCCACGCCCTGCGCGCCCGCGGCGTCCGGCGCGGCGACCGCATCGCCTACCTCGGCCCGAACCACCCCTCCTACCTGGAGACGCTGTTCGCGGCGGGCACCCTCGGCGCGGTCTTCGTGCCGCTCAACACCCGCCTCGCGGGCCCCGAGATCGCCTACCAGCTCGCCGACTCCGGGGCCAAGGCACTCGTCTACGGCCCCTCGCACGCCGGGCTCGTCGCCGGGCTGCCGGGCAGCGCCGACGTGCGGACGTACGTCGAGGTGGGCACCGAGTACGAGGTGGCGGTCGCGGCGGCCGCGGACGAGCCGATCGACGAGCCGGTCGTCCCCGACGACACCTGCGTCATCATGTACACCTCGGGGACGACCGGCCGCCCCAAGGGCGCGATGCTCACCCACGGCAACCTGACCTGGAACGCGATCAACGTCCTCGTCGACACCGACCTGATCGCGGACGAACGCGCCCTGGTCTCCGCGCCGCTGTTCCACACGGCCGGCCTGAACATGCTGACCCTGCCCGTCCTCCTCAAGGGCGGCACCTGTGTCCTCGTCGAGGCCTTCGACCCGGACGCCACCTTCGACCTGATCGAAGAGCACCGCATCACCTTCATGTTCGGGGTGCCCACGATGTTCGAGCAGGTGGCCCGCCACCCGCGCTGGGCTGAGGCCGACCTGTCGTCCCTGCGCATCCTCACCTGCGGCGGCTCCCCGGTGTCGACCCCGCTGATCGCCGCCTACCAGCAGCGCGGGCTGACCTTCCTGCAGGGCTACGGCATGACGGAGGCCTCGCCCGGCACGCTGTTCCTGGACGCGGAACACGCGGTGAGCAAGGCGGGTTCGGCCGGAGTCCCGCACTTCTTCAGCGACGTGCGTGTCGTACGGCCGGACCTCACGCCGGCCGACGTCGGCGAGACCGGCGAGGTCGTGGTGCGCGGACCGCACGTCATGCCCGGCTACTGGGGACTGCCCGAGGAGACCGCCGGCTCCTTCGCGGACGGCTGGTTCCGCAGCGGGGACGCGGCACGCATCGACGAGGACGGCTACGTGCACATCGTCGACCGCATCAAGGACATGATCATCTCCGGCGGCGAGAACATCTACCCGGCCGAGATCGAGGACCAGCTCCTCGCCCACCCGGACATCGTGGAGTGCGCCGTCATCGGCGTGCCCGACGAGAAGTGGGGCGAGGTGCCGCGAGCCGTCGTCGTGCCCCGCGAGGGCGGGTCGCTGGACCCGGACCAAGTGCTCGCCTCGCTGGCCGGCCGGCTGGCCAAGTACAAGATCCCCAAGTCGGTGGTGGTCGCGGACGAACTCCCGCGCACCGCCTCCGGAAAGCTGCTGAAGTCCCGGGTCCGCTCCCGGTACGGCACCACCAACCAGGAACTGTGA
- a CDS encoding MaoC family dehydratase produces MSITVNGLDELKKLAGSDLGASEWIEVTQERIDTFADATGDHQWIHVDPERAKDGPFGAPIAHGYLTLSLFIPLFTELLEVEGVSTKVNYGLNKVRFPSPVKAGSRIRLVARLASVEEVPGGVQIAVDGTIEIDGGGKPAAVLQSLSRFYA; encoded by the coding sequence ATGAGCATCACCGTCAACGGCCTCGACGAACTCAAGAAGCTCGCCGGCAGCGACCTCGGCGCGAGCGAGTGGATCGAGGTCACCCAGGAGCGGATCGACACGTTCGCCGACGCGACCGGCGACCACCAGTGGATCCACGTCGACCCCGAACGCGCCAAGGACGGCCCGTTCGGCGCGCCCATCGCACACGGCTATCTGACCCTCTCCCTGTTCATCCCGCTGTTCACCGAACTGCTGGAGGTCGAGGGGGTGTCCACGAAGGTCAACTACGGGCTGAACAAGGTGCGTTTCCCCTCGCCGGTGAAGGCCGGCTCGCGCATCCGGCTGGTGGCGAGGCTCGCCTCGGTGGAGGAGGTGCCGGGCGGGGTGCAGATCGCCGTCGACGGCACGATAGAGATCGACGGCGGCGGGAAGCCCGCCGCCGTCCTGCAGAGCCTGTCGCGGTTCTACGCCTGA
- a CDS encoding glycoside hydrolase family 2 TIM barrel-domain containing protein, which produces MTDALLALRPWEEPEITSWRRLPMNAVDRRSGALPLDGDWRFQLLPAPDAPVGGAWSSSYVPGAWTMQDTDDRPQYTNVRMPYTEYPPQSPAANPTGLYEREVDVPVAWAGQRVVLQVGAAESVLLVHVDGRPVGVSKDSHLAAEFDLSRVVRPGQRATVRLTVVKWSDASHIEDQDQWWHGGITRSVLLYATDPLHLADVTVRARAAGEVRVDCRVRDTGGALPAGWYVSGELDGRPLVQDEEFDRAGAEDERVSDFLGEARILATVPDVRPWTAETPELYDLTVRLHRPDGAVADTSRHRVGFRDVEIAGRDLLINGERVYIRGVNRHDFHPLTGRTVSCDDMRADLVLLKRFGFNAIRTSHYPNDPALYDLADELGFYVVDEADIEAHDHAHEIADDPRYLNAFVDRVSRMVLRDKNHPSVIVWSLGNESDYGANHDAAAGWVRRHDPTRPVQYEGAAKLDWAATDDASDIACPMYAPIEDCVAHALSGRQTRPLIQCEYSHAMGNSNGTLADHWAAIESTPGLQGGFIWEFWDHGILQRVSDGRPAGRAGAGLYADGVAAPGHRWAYGGDFGEAVHDGAFVADGVVFPDRTPKPALYEHREIAAPVRIECLRHEGIVLGNHQHFRGLDWLAGEWELSLADGRTLTAPAELPDLSPGETAAVPLPFALPRDGGEAWLTLRVTTAGDEPWAPRGTEICVPQVRLRGPAAREVVAVDRRVEVDGDGLLVHPLLASAPTLSLWRAPTDNDELGGIAPRWRAWGLDALVRKPVSVRCDGARVTAVAEYAGRVGVVRHVQVFTPVEGGLRVEESAELPEEFDDVARVGSVFETVAGLDLLEWFGQGPWESYPDRSTGAPVGHHRLAVDELFTPYLRPQESGGRHGVRRFTLSASGATGLAVELDEPRQVSVTRHRDADLTAAAHHDELVPRAGCVVHIDAAHRGVGTASCGPDTSPAYRIPPGVHRWSWTLSVL; this is translated from the coding sequence CATGAACGCCGTCGACCGGCGCTCCGGAGCACTCCCCCTGGACGGCGACTGGCGCTTTCAGTTGCTGCCCGCTCCGGACGCGCCGGTCGGCGGTGCCTGGTCGTCGTCGTACGTCCCCGGTGCATGGACCATGCAGGACACGGACGACCGTCCGCAGTACACGAACGTCCGTATGCCGTATACGGAATACCCCCCACAGTCGCCCGCCGCCAACCCGACGGGCTTGTACGAGCGCGAGGTGGACGTGCCGGTCGCATGGGCCGGGCAGCGCGTCGTGCTGCAGGTCGGCGCCGCCGAGAGCGTGCTGCTGGTGCACGTGGACGGGCGGCCCGTCGGCGTGTCCAAGGACTCCCACCTCGCCGCCGAGTTCGACCTGTCGCGGGTGGTCCGCCCCGGACAACGGGCGACCGTACGGCTGACGGTGGTCAAGTGGTCGGACGCCTCCCACATCGAGGACCAGGACCAGTGGTGGCACGGCGGGATCACCCGGTCGGTGCTGCTGTACGCGACGGATCCGCTGCACCTCGCGGACGTGACCGTGCGGGCGCGGGCGGCCGGGGAGGTGCGGGTGGACTGCCGGGTGCGGGACACCGGCGGCGCGCTGCCGGCGGGGTGGTACGTGAGCGGGGAACTGGACGGGCGGCCGCTCGTGCAGGACGAGGAGTTCGACCGGGCAGGCGCCGAGGACGAGCGCGTCTCCGACTTCCTCGGCGAGGCCCGTATCCTCGCCACCGTCCCCGACGTGCGCCCGTGGACCGCCGAGACACCCGAGCTGTACGACCTGACGGTGCGCCTGCACCGCCCCGACGGAGCGGTGGCCGACACCTCACGGCACCGGGTCGGCTTCCGCGACGTCGAGATCGCCGGCCGGGACCTGCTGATCAACGGCGAGCGCGTGTACATCCGGGGCGTCAACCGGCACGACTTCCATCCGCTGACCGGCCGCACGGTGTCGTGCGACGACATGCGCGCGGACCTGGTCCTGCTGAAGCGGTTCGGCTTCAACGCGATCCGCACCTCCCACTACCCGAACGACCCCGCCCTGTACGACCTGGCCGACGAGCTCGGCTTCTACGTCGTCGACGAGGCGGACATCGAGGCGCACGACCACGCCCACGAGATCGCCGACGACCCGCGCTACCTGAACGCGTTCGTGGACCGCGTCTCGCGCATGGTGCTGCGCGACAAGAACCACCCGTCGGTCATCGTGTGGTCGCTCGGCAACGAGTCCGACTACGGCGCGAACCACGACGCCGCGGCCGGCTGGGTACGGCGGCACGACCCGACCCGGCCCGTCCAGTACGAGGGGGCCGCCAAGCTCGACTGGGCGGCGACCGACGACGCCTCCGACATCGCCTGCCCCATGTACGCGCCGATCGAGGACTGCGTCGCGCACGCCCTGTCGGGCCGGCAGACCAGGCCGCTGATCCAGTGCGAGTACTCGCACGCCATGGGCAACAGCAACGGCACCCTCGCGGACCATTGGGCGGCCATCGAGTCAACGCCAGGTCTTCAGGGCGGGTTCATCTGGGAGTTCTGGGACCACGGGATTCTGCAACGCGTGAGTGATGGCAGACCTGCCGGGCGCGCGGGCGCCGGGCTGTACGCGGACGGTGTCGCCGCGCCCGGCCACCGGTGGGCGTACGGCGGCGACTTCGGCGAGGCGGTCCACGACGGCGCCTTCGTCGCGGACGGCGTGGTCTTCCCCGACCGCACGCCGAAGCCGGCGCTGTACGAACACCGGGAGATCGCGGCACCGGTGCGCATCGAGTGCCTGCGGCACGAGGGCATCGTCCTCGGCAACCACCAGCACTTCCGCGGCCTGGACTGGCTGGCCGGCGAGTGGGAGCTGTCCCTGGCCGACGGCCGCACGCTGACCGCGCCGGCCGAACTGCCCGACCTGTCACCCGGTGAGACGGCCGCGGTGCCGCTGCCCTTCGCGCTGCCGCGCGACGGCGGCGAGGCCTGGCTGACGTTGCGCGTGACGACGGCCGGGGACGAGCCGTGGGCGCCGCGCGGCACCGAAATCTGCGTGCCGCAGGTCCGGCTGCGCGGGCCCGCCGCGCGCGAGGTCGTCGCCGTGGACCGGAGGGTCGAGGTGGACGGCGACGGCCTCCTCGTCCATCCGCTGCTGGCCTCCGCCCCCACGCTGTCCCTGTGGCGGGCCCCGACCGACAACGACGAGCTCGGCGGCATCGCGCCGCGCTGGCGGGCGTGGGGGCTGGACGCCCTCGTGCGCAAGCCGGTCTCCGTGCGGTGCGACGGCGCCCGGGTCACCGCGGTCGCGGAGTACGCGGGCAGGGTCGGTGTCGTCCGCCATGTGCAGGTGTTCACCCCGGTCGAGGGAGGTCTGCGCGTCGAGGAGTCGGCCGAGCTGCCGGAGGAGTTCGACGACGTGGCACGTGTCGGCTCGGTCTTCGAGACGGTGGCCGGGCTCGACCTGCTGGAGTGGTTCGGGCAGGGTCCCTGGGAGTCGTATCCGGACCGCAGCACGGGCGCGCCCGTAGGCCATCACCGGCTGGCCGTCGACGAGTTGTTCACCCCGTATCTGCGACCGCAGGAGAGCGGCGGACGGCACGGCGTACGGCGGTTCACCCTGTCGGCGTCCGGCGCCACCGGGCTCGCCGTCGAGCTGGACGAGCCGCGCCAGGTGTCCGTCACCCGCCACCGGGACGCGGACCTCACCGCGGCCGCCCACCACGACGAGCTGGTGCCGCGCGCCGGGTGCGTCGTCCACATCGACGCCGCGCACCGGGGCGTGGGCACGGCCTCCTGCGGCCCGGACACCTCTCCCGCGTACCGCATCCCACCGGGCGTCCACCGCTGGAGCTGGACGCTGAGCGTTCTCTGA
- a CDS encoding LamG-like jellyroll fold domain-containing protein: MCTSHDHNHGEAAQAGAGRRSFLRATALLGAAATAGAAGAALPAVAEAAPASSPRPDTDSRRFTLAVMPDTQYLFDGPSIDKAPVEAALRYLLEHGRDENIVFLTHLGDLTQNGAKEEFTAIGEAFELLDRRGVGYSVLAGNHDIKSSTDDQRGPTPYLDAFGPQRFEGRPTFGGASSDGYNTYHLFRAAGREWMVLALDWRLSAKGYAWAKDVLARHPRTPVVLTTHELVIDDGQLSAYGQQLWDQLVEDHDQIFLTLNGHYWPAGRATRKNAAGNDVHLHLTNYQNRYFGGAAMIRLYRFDLDRNVIDVETVSPWILGRAAKGLNELERQEIELSGDADRFCVEIDFAERFAGFDPVPARPARPASRMLIPGTAAYWRFESPVSGTVRDLSGRGNDLILVTVGGGSLGWSADHHPDQPGHGSLEFQGYKSPLKGAYLKTVDGAPLNSATFRAGYTIEAFYRLPADWDPDHNAWSGLVSRTGTGGAAGKTADDPDEPLATLSLSNDREPQWAMRPLNQEGIATNWGQETPLETWWHLAVVNDGRHTTLYVEGCPVVRNPKAASTGITSVGLPWLLGGYEYAGRIDQILHGRLGDVRVVERALPVTSFMTH; the protein is encoded by the coding sequence GTGTGTACGTCGCATGACCACAACCATGGCGAGGCCGCGCAGGCCGGTGCCGGACGACGCAGTTTCCTCAGGGCCACCGCGCTGCTCGGCGCCGCCGCGACCGCCGGTGCGGCCGGTGCCGCCCTGCCGGCCGTCGCCGAGGCGGCTCCCGCGAGCAGCCCGCGGCCCGATACCGACAGCCGCCGGTTCACGCTCGCCGTGATGCCCGACACCCAGTACCTCTTCGACGGGCCCAGCATCGACAAGGCGCCGGTAGAGGCGGCCCTGCGCTATCTGCTGGAACACGGCAGGGACGAGAACATCGTCTTCCTCACCCATCTCGGCGACCTCACGCAGAACGGCGCGAAGGAGGAGTTCACCGCGATCGGCGAGGCGTTCGAGCTGCTCGACCGGCGGGGCGTCGGCTACAGCGTCCTGGCCGGCAACCACGACATCAAGTCGTCGACGGACGACCAGCGCGGCCCGACGCCGTACCTGGACGCCTTCGGACCGCAGCGGTTCGAGGGCAGGCCGACGTTCGGGGGTGCCTCTTCGGACGGCTACAACACCTACCACCTGTTCAGGGCCGCCGGTCGTGAGTGGATGGTGCTCGCACTCGACTGGCGGCTGTCGGCGAAGGGGTACGCCTGGGCGAAGGACGTGCTCGCCCGGCACCCGAGGACGCCGGTCGTCCTCACCACCCACGAACTCGTCATCGACGACGGCCAGTTGTCGGCCTACGGGCAGCAGCTGTGGGACCAGCTGGTCGAGGACCACGACCAGATCTTCCTGACCCTGAACGGCCACTACTGGCCCGCGGGCCGGGCCACCCGCAAGAACGCGGCCGGCAACGACGTCCATCTGCACCTGACGAACTACCAGAACCGCTACTTCGGCGGCGCGGCGATGATCCGCCTCTACCGCTTCGACCTGGACCGGAACGTCATCGACGTGGAGACGGTCTCCCCGTGGATCCTGGGCCGGGCCGCCAAGGGACTCAACGAGCTGGAGCGGCAGGAGATCGAGCTCAGTGGTGACGCGGACCGCTTCTGCGTCGAGATCGACTTCGCGGAGCGCTTCGCCGGCTTCGACCCGGTGCCGGCCCGTCCGGCACGGCCCGCGTCGAGGATGCTGATCCCGGGCACGGCCGCCTACTGGCGTTTCGAGTCGCCCGTCTCCGGAACCGTCCGTGACCTGTCGGGCCGCGGCAACGACCTCATCCTCGTCACGGTGGGCGGAGGTTCACTCGGCTGGTCCGCCGACCACCACCCCGACCAGCCCGGCCACGGCAGCCTGGAGTTCCAGGGCTACAAGTCGCCGCTGAAGGGCGCGTACCTGAAGACGGTCGACGGGGCGCCGCTCAACTCGGCGACGTTCAGGGCCGGTTACACCATCGAGGCGTTCTACCGCCTCCCCGCCGACTGGGACCCGGACCACAACGCCTGGTCCGGCCTGGTCAGCCGCACGGGCACGGGCGGCGCCGCCGGGAAGACCGCCGACGACCCCGATGAGCCGCTCGCCACGCTGTCCTTGTCGAACGACCGCGAGCCGCAGTGGGCGATGCGGCCGCTGAACCAGGAGGGCATCGCCACCAACTGGGGCCAGGAGACCCCGCTGGAGACCTGGTGGCACCTCGCGGTCGTCAACGACGGCAGGCACACCACGCTCTACGTCGAGGGCTGCCCGGTGGTCCGCAACCCGAAGGCCGCCTCGACCGGCATCACCTCGGTCGGCCTGCCGTGGCTGCTCGGAGGTTACGAGTACGCCGGGAGGATCGACCAGATTCTGCACGGCCGGCTGGGCGATGTGCGCGTTGTCGAACGAGCGCTGCCCGTCACCTCTTTCATGACGCACTGA